The DNA window agagtttaaagtattatcctccctcttatggactcaagcagtttaacatcattggacaacccttttctcccccttgtttacctctttatatttcttgtatttggagatcaaattttctgttcatttctggtctttttctcaggaagccctggaagtcccctatttcattgaatgtccatcttttcctctgaaagagaatgctcagttttgctgggtagttgatcctgggttgtaatccaagctcctttgcctctctatatatcatattccaagccctgtgatcctttaatgttgaagctgccaggtcctgtgcaatcctgattatggctccatggtatttaaatggtttctttctgactgcttggagtattttctccttcacctgataattctggagtttggctactatattccttgaagtgttccttttggggtctctttcaggaggtgatccgtggattctttcaatgatgattttgtcctctgattctacaatttcagggcagttctccttgataatttcctggaatatggtgtctagactcttttcttgatcatggctttcaggtagcccaataattctcagattatctctcctggacctattttccaggtcagttgtttttccaatgaggtatttcacattttcttctattttttcagtcttttgattctgcttgtcaGATTcttggtaatctttttttttttttttaagtgaggcaattggggttaagtgacttgccgagggtcacatagctagtaagtattaagtgtctgaggccagatttgaactcaggtactcctgactccagggctggtgctctatccactgcgccacctagctgcccctgcttgtcagattcttgttgtctcatggagttacctgcttccatctgctcaattttaacttttaaggccttatttttcaCAGTAAGcctttgcacttctttttctgtttggctaattttttctctcatttggccaattgtattttttaaggaattgtttaccacagtcattttttgtgcttctttttgcagtgtaactaatttctcttatttctttttccatttttcttctacctttcttatttggtttttaaaagcctttttgagctcttcaaagaaggctttttggtcttgagacaagatcatcttccctcttgagtcttcacttgtgggtattttgaccaactcatctgcttttgagttttggttttccgtttcaccatagaagttgtcaatggtcagggtcctttttttgtttctttctcatgttgtaggctatttttaaaaataaaagtattttcttattttccagttacatgtagaaatagttttcagcatttgtttatataagatttccaatttcaaatttgtctccctccctcccctccctcccccatcccctagacagcaggcaatctgatataggttatatatacataataacattaaacatatttctgcattggtcatgttatatgagaagaatcagagcacaaaggaaaaacctcaattcAGAAAACCagcaccaccaaaaacaaaagaaatagtatggtataatcagcatccatattccctggatttggagaaccttttccatcatgagtcctttggaacattcttgttcagTTGGAtttgtgagaagaatctagtctatcacagttgataagcacataatattgatgataatgtgtataatgttctttgggttctgctcatatcactcatcatcagttcatgcaagtcattccaggtttttctgaactccacctgctcatcgtttcttacagcacaatagaattccattacattcatataccacaacttgttcagccatcccccaattgatggacataccctcaatttccaattccttgccaccacaaaaagagcagctataaatgttttttgtacatgtgggtcctttccccttttttatgatctctttggaaaaaagacccaagagtgatattgctgggtcaaagggtatgcacagctttatagccctttgggcataattccaaattgctctccagaatggttggatcagtaagttcatagctccaccaataatgcattagtgttccaatttttccacagcttctccaacatttattattttccttttttgtcatattagccaatctgataggtgtgaggtggtacctcagagttgtcttaattttcatctctctaatcaatagtgatttagagcattttttcatatggtaatagatagctttggattcttcatcagaaaactgcccgttcatatcctttgaccatttctcaattggggaatgacttgaatgcttataaatttgatttagttccctatatattttagaaatgaggcctttatcagaggtactgtccataaaaattgtttcccatttttctgcatcccttctaattttggatgcattgcttctgtttgtacaaaacctttttaatctaatgtaatcaaagtcatccattttgcatttcataatattctctacctcttgtttggtaataaactgctctcctttccaaagatctgaaagatagactattccttttcctcctaatttacctatggtatcacctcatgtctaaatcatgtacccattttgacctcatatTAGTAtgaggtgtcagatgttggtctatgcctaatttctgccatactatcttccagttttcctagcactttttgtcaaatactgaattcctgtcccagaagctggggtctttgggtttatcaaacactacattactagtatcatttactactgcatttcctgagcgtagcctattccattgatctaccactctatttcttagccagtaccagatagttttgatgactgccgctttatagtagagctccagatttggtacagctaactcaccttcctgtgaatttttttcattatttttcttgatattcttgactttttgtttttccagatgaattttgttattattttttctatctctataaaataatttttaggtagtctgattggtatggcactgaataaagtacattaatttaggtagttgtaggctatttttaaacttatcaagttgaagtctgcttctggggcacagggttcacagttgcaagcttcttactgcgctcagctgccccactctcagctccCCCACTCTtggctgccccactctcagctgtgtcgggTTGCAACAGTGTTGATTTGTCCACTGAGCTGACCTATGCTGAGAGAGCTGCCCACTAAGccaagctttgctgaggtgagctgccagttGGGAAGAGTAGTGCTGAGATACCCTCCCTTTTTACtgaggtgagacagaccttttctgaagtcttctaaattatctcacgtagcaggattttgtctctctttttgtaggttctgtagttccagaatctgtttagaggcttgacttagtgttgtttttgagggaagtAGAATATATTTCTAATAGTTCTCTCTCAAGTTTACTTTTACAATTACTGTATAccacatttccttttctccagaTCCTTATGTTTTGTCCTGGCCCTGAACACAATGATGGGGATGATGAATGATAGCACAGGAGGTGACTTCATCCTGGTTGGTTTTTCAGACCAGCCCAAACTGGAGAAGATTCTCTTTGTGGTTGTTTTGATCTCCTACCTCCTGACCCTGGTAGGCAACACAACAATCATCCTGGTTTCTCGCCTGGATCCAAAACTTCACACTCCAATGTATTACTTCCTTACCAACCTCTCCCTCATTGACCTCTGCTTCACTACAAGTATTGTTCCTCAGCTTCTGTGGAACCTGAAGGGACCAGCTAAGACCATCACTCCCATAGGCTGTGCCATTCAACTCTATGTCTCTCTGGCACTGGGATCCACTGAATGTGTTCTTCTGGCTGTCATGGCATTTGATCGCTATGCTGCTGTTTGCAGACCACTCCACTATGCTACTGTCATGCATCCAAGGCTATGCCAGTCCCTTGCAGGGATTGCATGGATGAGTGGGTTGGGCAATACACTGATTCAGGGCACCATCACTCTTCAGTTGCCTCTCTGTGGGCACAGAAGGCTCTACCACTTTATATGTGAAGTGCCAGCTATGATCAAGTTGGCATGTGTAGATATTCATGCCAATGAAATCCAGCTTTTTGTGGCTTCCTTGGTCTTGCTCCTCCTGCCTCTGGGGCTGATATTAATTTCCTATGCACTCATTGCCCAGGAAGTGATGAGAATCAGGTCAGCCCAAGCTTGCCAAAAGGCTCTGAGAACCTGTGGATCTCATCTTTTGGTGGTATCCATTTTCTATGGGACTATAACAGCTGTCTACATTCAACCCAATAGTCCTTATGCCCACAGGCAAGGCAAGTTCATCACTCTTTTATATACTGTGGTGACTCCTACcctcaatcccctcatttataCTTTGAGGAACAAGGATATGAAGGGTGCACTGAAAAGGCTGCTAGGAAAAGATCCAAGATAGAAGAGACATATAACCAACCAAGAAGGAACCATGGAATCTTTAGAGCTGAAGGAGATTTTAAAAGGTTACCAcacctttcttcctttattagaTCTCATTTAAGGTTTTTAAGATgcaaaaatattctatttttatttgtctaTAATCAAGGAGCTTCCTGAAGTCACCTCTTAAAATGAGGCATAAAATGCAGGTTTTCTCTCTATAATGTTGAAATTCAACTTAGTCAATTTGGTTCAAAGAGAATAGTTGGAAAATATATAGTATAAGCAACTGCACAGCTGCCTTAGTTTATTATTCAGATTGATACATATGAGGAGGCAGTGGCTCTAGAATGAGAAGAGCTAGATTCAGATTCTGTCTCTGCCCTTTTTTTGCCCAAGGGTAATCTTGGTTGAATCTCTTAACATCCTGGGTCTAGTctttctaatatgtaaaatgatgggcttggattagatggcctctgaggtcccttgtatATCTAGATCTATGCTCctaattgaattctttttttttcatcaaatagtTTCACTTTTTTGGAGCTCCACAAAATTATTTGTCATATCTAATCAGTCTCTACATTTTAAATCTTTAGACACTTCTTATTAATTGGAATGCTAATGGAAAACTGAGGGGAAACTTGGTCATGCCTGGAGTAAGTAATACCTAAGTTCACATCCAGCCTAaagatgcttgctagctgtgtgacatgagcaagtcacttgatccttgtttgcctcagtttcctaatctataaaatgtggataataatagcacctatctcctaggattgttgtgaggatcaaatgagataataattgctcagtgcctggcaaatgataagcactatataagtgtcagctattattattatttccattggtGATGTCTTCCTACATAACTTGCCTCATGATGCTGCACTACATAGTAGAcggtgaatatttattaaataaattgtttCTTGTTAGGTGAAAAAACACCACTTGGATGAATACACTTTTTGACTGTAAATTCGCATGAGCTAATATCTATAGATAGTCTGGTTCAATTCTTGTCCAGATGCAttgaggttttgggttttttttgtcttttgcaacaaacatttattttattttttccagttacatgtaagggtaattttcaacattaattttcataagatttcataagattagagttccaaatttttcttccttcctcccttccctgcctcctccaCAAGTCATCAaccaatgtgatataggttatatatgtacaatccacaagtgctatttttatcagttttttctatgggagtggatagtatgcttcatcaatagtcccttgggattgtcttggatcagtgtattgccgagagttgttaagtcattcacaattgctcatcaaacaatactgctgtcactatgcacaatgtcctcccatttctgctcacttcactatatgttagttcatatgtcttccaaggtttttccggtatcatcctgtttgtcacttcctatagcacaataccattccactacaatcatataccacagcttcttcagtcattcctcaattgatggacattcctttgattcccaattcttagccaccacaaagagttgctataaatatgttttgtacaattttccctcttttctctttttcatgattactattgttaactgttttcctccatcctattcccttccccatggtatttactctattatctatcttatttcaccctatccctcttcaaaatagatttgcttctgtctgttccatcccccgatctgccctcccttcttttgcccctctctctttatccccttacccttctattttcctgcagggttacatagattactccatctaattgagtgtgtatattattcccgcttcatccaactctgatgagattaaagtcttttaGCCTATTCTATGAGTGTacaattcatttactgccctgctcctccctcatttcttcccccactccataagcccttttatgtttctttcatgtgggattttaccccatgctacctcttcccttccccctcccccagtgcattcccctcacccctcaatttacccctaaagatgtcatcatggggcatctaggtgacacaatggacaaaacatccaccctagacccagggggatcccagccaaaacccagcctcagacacaagacagtcaaccaattccaattttttatggttctttagggtcttgtatttgaaagtcaaatttgccattcagttcaagtcctctttttcattgaagtcccattttttccaatgaaagattacgatgagttttgctgggtaggtgatttttggttgtaattccaaatcctttgctctctggaacatgatattccataccctccagtcctttaatgtagaagcagctagatcttttgctatcctgactggggctccacagtacttgaattctttctttttggcagcttgcaatattttctccttgacctgagagttctgtaatttggctgtaatattcctaggagttttccttttgggatctctttcagaaggtgatgggtggattctttcaatttctattttaccttctgcttctagaatatcagggcaattttccctgacaatttcttggaagatgatgtctaagctctttccttgatcatagttttcaggtagaacaataattttcaaattatctctcctagacctattttctaggtcagcattttttcccagaagatatttcacattgccctctattgttttattcatttggatttgctttattgtttcttggtttctcataaagtcactagcttccatttgttcaatcctaattcttagacaattatttgtgtcatagagcttttgtacctccttttccatttggccaatttggcttttcaagctgttgactttttcccatgtctttcctgtatcatcctcatttctctttccattttttcctgtacctctctaatgttatcttcaaagtcctttttgagcacctctatggcctgagaccaattcatattgaTGTAAacctcttcctctgagggtacaccttgattttccttgtccctaagaaactttctatggtcctcacctttctctgtctgctcatcttgccttttacttgtcttttagctccttaaagtggggcactgtttccaggctgcagtatcccaagcttcagaaagtcccaggtggtatgatttaaggaggctcttcacttgcctggcctgttccctggtccgtagatgaccccagaccaactttctaatcaactagctttgtgtgttgtggttgtcagctccaatgagcttGTTCCCCTCCTCAACCTGGGCCactactactcaagcctacctcctggttcccagcaagggtgaaaaacccaagttctgcctcagcaccagcattagacccctgtaatctcccccctgccaagggctcagacctctcgccagactgtgagcttagttccagatgacactggcactgcaactgattcagaggctccgggGATTCTCTTTCTCTacttaggccttcctgagactggatctgtatcagggtgactgtggggttgggctccacacctgtctcagcacagcagctccctccttctgaccttccaagtcatcCTTGGTTGggagatgatttcagcacattcttctgtgggttttgctgctccaggaattgtcctatggcattatttggatgttttttggagagatctTGTCATGcattcgagagctcactgccttttcccCACCATGTTGGCTCTGCCGAGGaagtcctttctttttaaaaatattttttgagcacTGTGCTGCGTACTTGGGAAATACAAAGTTTGGAAAAGTCATAATGCTTAACATCATGGAGTTTGAAATTCAAGTGAAGATTGACACCACGCCTGGACACATTTCTATGATTTCACAGTATCCCTCTATTATATGGAAACCTGTGTGACTTCAATTGACATATACATGATATTTTTaaggactaatttttttttgaaattactTACTCAGAACACACCATGTGAGACTGCCTTGCTGACTACCAGTCATCTTAGATTTTCAGTAAAATGGAATGGTTTGGGCTTCTATCTCTCCCTGTTACTACATTACTTTTTGTGAATGGATGAAATTGAGGGtatctcactttctttattttttggagtGAGGACAATAATCACATTGTCTACCTCACTTTGTTTTGGGGAAatggctttgtaaactttaaagtcatATTATGAGTACAAGTTACTATAAGTTCTGTATGCTGGGCTCTATAAGAACTAGAACAAAGAAATAGGGTGATGCATAATCCTTGCCTTCATGGTACTTCTGACAGTGTAAAATTTGCATTTTGACCCATGagtctaatttaatttttctgattaaaaaaatatatatttatatatagacacacatatatgtacatatacacacatatataaaatgtgagtgtgtttatgtgtatgtgtatatgttttaatCTGTATGTACAACCTCTATCATTTCTTAACCATAATTTAGTTCTTAATAACAGGGCATAATTAATATCTTTGCTTATAGATAGAATAATGCAAATATCACCtgaattttatccttacaacaaccgtGGGAGGTAAGTactcttattttccttattttgctGATGAAGGAACTAAGATggtgtgaagtgatttgcccagagtcacacaactactaagtatatCTAAGACTGGAactgaattgattgaattgataAGTTCATTGAAGTGATAGAATTGCATTCATATTAGCCTCACATACTTTCTGTCTaatcctgatcaagtcacttcatttctgtctgtctcagtttttcaggtgtaaaatggggctaataagtacctatttcatagggttgtagtgagatcaaataaaacaataattataaagtgcttagcactctGCCTGGCATATAATTCACATAATAAAagtttattccctcccctttccccataaATACCATGGGGTAAATCAGATTTTTGCCACAGGTTGATAACTTCACTGGATTGAGCAGTGCTGTTTATAGCACATGCCATTTCTCTTTCATACTTACCTACTCTCTTCTGGACCATGCTACCACATTTTGTAACCTCCCCTGGGTCATAAGGCCTGTGCAAATCATTCATATCTTGTGCACATAATTCTTCTAAACTCCTTTGGACCTATGGTATCTTCTCTCCTGCCATGACTGAACCTTCCATTGAATTGCCTTTCATTTGGCTACCTCAACTCTCCAAAAACCTCTTTTCCCCATTCACAGGTGAAATCAGTTATGAATAGCATAATTTATATAAAGTATCTTTTGTTACATGACATTGTGGTAATTTCAGCTACTATGACTAGAACTTGAAAGCATGTATTAGTTCCCGAACAAGAGAAATAAGTATAGTATACAGCAAAGGAGATTAAGTTATACTTCAGGAATATCTTCCTTAATTATCCATTTCTGACTTTCCAAAAACTCACTGACCTACGTTAATCTTCTTAGatcttggggagggaggttaATGCTTTATTGAGTTGGTATAGGGGGCCTATCTCCACTCCTAGtgcttttcactttttattaCTTATAAAGTTCCTTAATCATCAAATCACATTTTCTCCTAGAAAATATCAGATCCTGGCCTGAACTCAGAGATCTACTGCATAAGAACCCTTTCTTTGACCAATGCTACCATTTCTGAGTACTCTAGTTTtactacatttttctttctttataatccacagttcagttatttttcagttgtgttcaactctttgtgacctcatctggggttttcttggcaaagataatggagtggtttaccatttcgttctctagttaattttacagatgaggaaaatgaagtaaaaagggttgagtgacttatccagggtcacacagttagtaaggtcagatttgaattcagggagatgacTCCAGGTCTAATATTTTTTGTGTCATTTACTCCAATATaacacctagttgcctcctagCTACATACAATTCAGTGCATGGGATTTACCATGGTGTTTTATCAGAGGAATATATAAAATCATGAGAAATGTTGTTGCATATTCACAGTGTTCAgtttctgaatttaaaaatagGCATGCTACCTGCACTAATAAAGTATCCCAAATTTTTACtgcagttttaaattttaatagctgTAGTATCTTCCAAATCATCTGGGTTTGTAACTTTGGTCATCTTTCACTGTTCCACATCCATTGTCCCAGACTTATGTAGGGGCTAAATTTAATGTGGGGAGAGTTAATTGcatggcttgccataatattggggttcagaaaataatgagggacctctagattcaaagtttcctcccctccaaactaccttttttagttattactttcaggtcaataagaaaggggattaacagcctcttttccacaaacaaatcatgttttattaatgggaataaaataaatagccAAGGTGAAATTAAtgaagtcaaggacaagggaatatgggaaaagaaaaatggataagttccctggctctagcaaaagATGACACAATtcccaaacttgctttcagctcaactaattcaaagagctggattcatttttattaactcaccacctggggtccgtagtttcaatAGAAAACAGCTATGCAGCCTCTTTGCAGTCTGTTACTGGAAGCTCACTGGCAGGAAAAAAATGCCTCCCCTCAGCGAGTACTCCCTTTTTTActcttactctccctcccccaaaagggaggtccttcaagccgGATGTGGatagtggttcccctgctgacatcagcaacatacgtcactcagggcaggccaggtgtggctcatatCCAATCATCAGTAGccagtttcccaaacagtactagcTCATTCAGGTgagacccctgggtgtctgccaaattccattattttatcatatccccccgctttgtttcttcaagaaacatgggtgtttccttgatgaaacatttatatagatttaGCTTTTATGCACACTTGAGTCAACTTctgtaacatctctcacatatgtcCTTTTTTCTCTACACATAATCACCTCACCTCCCTGTCCTGGCCCAGGTCATCTAAtcatctcttatttggtttagaGTAACATCCTCCAAATTTGGTCTTTCTTGAAATTTGTAagcctccactctatttctttttgataCTTAGATTTATCTGAGATCTAATATTATCATGGGTACATCCCCTAAAGATGAAGCTTATGATCCATTTATACACTCTTACTCAGTGAGACTCCCGTCTGTAGCCTCCCATAAATCCTAAACTTGGTGTCCAGTCAACATGCCTTTTGTGTTCTCTTGTCATTTTGTGGATACCAGTGGAGAAATGAACTATCCTTCACTATTGTTAAACTTCACTGTTGCTTTACCTTACATAACTAGAACACCTTTCTTTGGTTATGCAACTGTCTTGTAATTTCCTTTGTGTGATAGCCTCATGGCTAGTGATGCATTTCAAACAATTCATACATGCTTTGTATACCTCTATTTCCTTTGGGGTAGCACatactttaattcttcagagacaatGCTATTTCATGCCAGAATCaccagaagcatttattattataaatatagacCTTTATTTCAGAAAGGAGCTGGATCATTAGAGCTTTAAACAACAATTTCCTAAAGACAATATAGCCCCTTCTCATTGCTCTTTTCAGTTATGGACTCAGTTGCATAAAAAGTCTGTCTAAGATACATTTATGTGCATAAAATGTCATGATATCAATAGTAGACATTTTGCatctacttggtttttcctgtatgAATAGTTAGACCTAAGTATCAGTGATTATGGCTCTCATTTGGGAAATCATACATTGTTTCAGAGCTTATAACAAGTAGCataattcatttcaattttgaGCATCTGAAGAACTTCAATATCTAGAGATACTCTCTTCTATTTCAACATTGTGTCATGCATTATTCATGATGATGATATTTCTGATAAGAATACCTGTCCATGTTTTATATGGtatttgatattaataatatGTTTACTAAACATTGTGTCACATGGTAATTTCATGGTGATATATATGCTTACATACaggttatgtgtgtatgtgtgtgtgaatatatatatatatgtattatatatataacacataaatatatatatatataatagtgttATATATTGATGTTGACTAAAAATAAGGGTATTTCTCTTTTAATCACAATTTTAAgtgattttaatttttgtgtaAAATATGTAATACAAGATGGTAATAAAGTTTTATTTGGGCAAGGAGGGGCAAGATATAGAATTGGGAATGTAAGAAGTAATAGTTGGCTTCCTTGTATGTTCTTTGTGAAGTCCCAGCTTTCTAGAGTGGTAGGGTAGGCTGGGAAATTTTCTGATGTTTTTAGTCAAGCAGTGAAACTCTAATATATAACAACTATCAGTTATTTCCTGGTATCATATGGAAAAgctcatttttttctaatcatgTTTTCAGAAGTA is part of the Dromiciops gliroides isolate mDroGli1 chromosome 4, mDroGli1.pri, whole genome shotgun sequence genome and encodes:
- the LOC122754942 gene encoding olfactory receptor 2G3-like, producing MMGMMNDSTGGDFILVGFSDQPKLEKILFVVVLISYLLTLVGNTTIILVSRLDPKLHTPMYYFLTNLSLIDLCFTTSIVPQLLWNLKGPAKTITPIGCAIQLYVSLALGSTECVLLAVMAFDRYAAVCRPLHYATVMHPRLCQSLAGIAWMSGLGNTLIQGTITLQLPLCGHRRLYHFICEVPAMIKLACVDIHANEIQLFVASLVLLLLPLGLILISYALIAQEVMRIRSAQACQKALRTCGSHLLVVSIFYGTITAVYIQPNSPYAHRQGKFITLLYTVVTPTLNPLIYTLRNKDMKGALKRLLGKDPR